AATagcaataaagaaataaataaataacccacAGGTGTTGAttagaggttttattttatgctgtaGCAACTGTTTCTTAGCAACTGCATGATCTCCACAAAATGATTGCACCAATAATGAtttctttcaataaaatatCATTGGAGAGAAAGATTAACTGGAActattaagttttatttctttattgaaTACTGAGTATGACATACCCTGAAATAATACACTATGCAGTGCAAGAAGGTTGTCTCCACACAAAAAGAGTTTTCAaaggtaaatggactgtacttatatagcgcctttctagccaaacAGGttatttaaagtgctttacaacacaatctgccctcatttacccatccacacacattcatacagcactgaatctctacagagctaatctgaaaaaaatcattctatggagactaattagtgctttaaactccattcatacagcGATGGGACACACATTGAAAGCAATGAGGGGTTCAATGTCTTGACCAGGGACACTTTgggactcctgccaggaatcaaaccttcAACTCTCCCATTgaaggacgactgctctaattactgagccacagccactcAGGTAGAAACAAGTAAtcaataaaatagattttagaGACAAAGTTTCCAGCtaaacaagtgtttttgtcAACATGAGGAACTTAAGTGACAAgcattttttagatgttttgatGTAAGCATTTTAgcaaattttcatttaattatgaaaaaaataaaataaaaataagccacttaaaaggaatgcataccaGCCATTGGAAGGGCCCGGATAAATGTTAGGAGGTAGTGAGAAAAAGGGAAAGAGAATAGAGTAGGTGGGTGCTAAAGCTACAATTagctaaactgtagctgaaagctaaaaggaacagaaTAAAGTACCATACAGATAAATTCATCTTAATTTgcacaaattttattttgaccaaaagATTTATGCAGAATACTTCATTAAAACaggtaaacacagaaaaacttcaaaagtAACTCGttagtttttaaacagtgtGTATTCTCATAATTCATTTGCagtgaagtttaaaataaaaacaaaataaaatctattcttttaaataaatatagaataaattaaactgatgcTTTCGgaattttaaaagcataaacaatGTTTAAAGTACTCTTCTTTGCTGCATTAAGTCATGTTTTGTGGTCCTTTCTCCCAGTTATAAAGATTTTTgtgcataaacaaacaaaacaatcagcagGGTTGTAAAGTCCACACCACAGTGAGTTAATCAGTCAGAAGACATTGTTCTTAAACTGCCTGGTCTAAGAAGCCTTAGGTGTAGTCAcaacctttccttttttttacctctcCATTTCTTGCCAATGAGAGTAAAATGGGTCTTTTAGGATGAGGGACTTAAAATGAACAGGAACTGAAAAAATACTTTCTCcctaaatgcaacaaaaaatgttgcaacaacatatgatgagttaaataaagtgtttgtaaACAATAAAGCATGTCAACTAATGTGGCAGACCCACAAAATACAATTATcaaaggccttgcattcctcAGAATGTctcattcatttacatggagaCGGTGAGACTTCAAACAGCTGGAATCAACCGGCAGGGAAGGTTGGTCCCGTTCCAGTTCACATCAGTCTGTTAATATACGACTTCAGCTAACCTTTACGACACGTCAGAATTGTTTTTGATTGAAACAACCTCCGTTTTTCCTCCAGCTTCTCTTCGAGGCACTGAATCAGAATGGGATCCACTTTGGGATCAAATTTGTTGGCAAACCAGTGGCCATAGTTGAGTAACCAACGCATTTCTGCTGCCCCAAAAATGCAAACACTGCGAACGTGTTCCCCAGTGCACGGAGGGTAAAGGTTCTCTTCCAGGTAGTGCCACTTCACCAGCCTGGTCTTACTCATCAGGTCTGTGATATCGGGCAGGGATCGGGGCACCTCACCAGGAACACCTGGCAGTCGCACCAGTGTGGCCCAGAAGTGCTCATCTGGAGAGTAGGTGTCCTCTGACCAGGCCAGGAAATCCCTCACCACATCGGAGGAGTTCAAATGCAGAACAAATTCACGTGACAAGACAAAGTATGCGTTGCCGATGAACATTTCTATTCCATGTGGTGGGGGgctcttctctttctttgttaTCACGGGCAGCTTTTGATACTCAAAACTCATATCTTGGATCTCATAGTGGAATGTGAACCTCTGCCTCTTCATTTTAGACGGTCTGCTGGTCTCTAACATGTTGGAGCCATTTAACCTCCTAAGCTCTGACACCAGCTCAATGTTGGATTTGAGGGGGAAATCCTGGCCACATAGGTTTACTACGTATCTCCACTTGACTTCTGACCTTATAAGATCGGACAGACAGTTGAGATCAGCCTTCAGTCGACTGATGCTCGCGTAAAAAACGGCCTCTCGCTTACTGGCGATGAAGACGTTAGGCAGGCAGTGGGACAAACTCTCCATGGCAGAGATGAACTGAGCGGAGGACTTCTGATCATAATGGATGCAGTAAATGTTATTGGGGGAATATATTGCCCTGATGAGCCTCTCTACCATCCAGGCACTTTTGTGTACAACTAAAGAATAAGCTAGAGGAAAGTCTCTCTCTtcctcagaaacacacacgtCGTTGTAACCTCTGAATTGGGTAAAGAAGGAGCAGTTTCCTGTGAGGCTTATCAGACTTTCATCTTTATCCtccatcatttttttcctcctgataATCAGGGATTTACCCACTTCCACCGGGTCCAGGTCATAAATAGCTGAGCAGTTaatgttgtgtttgaaaagaGTCTGTAAGCCTGAAGCTCCTGAGAGACCCAAGGAATCAGACACATTGTTATACTTGACTCTGACCAACAGCAAGACACTCAGCATCAGAAGAGACACGAGCGAGGGGATGAACTGCTTTCTCGTCAAGAACTGGATCAAGCGTCTTGTTTTCATCCTGCAgggacagaaaaaacacatgagAGTAACAAGAAGCAAAACTTGTGTCAGACAAACTGTTGCATCACTTTGTTTGTGCCTGGTCACTGAGGAGAGAGGTGATACTATCAGGATGGGCTGAATTGTCAAACTTTAAGCAGTCGAGCGGCAGACAGACACTAGGAGGCAGTTAATAAAAGGTAAGtgggtttatttacagtgcgGTGAGAATTT
Above is a genomic segment from Kryptolebias marmoratus isolate JLee-2015 linkage group LG14, ASM164957v2, whole genome shotgun sequence containing:
- the LOC108244760 gene encoding beta-1,3-galactosyl-O-glycosyl-glycoprotein beta-1,6-N-acetylglucosaminyltransferase 4 is translated as MKTRRLIQFLTRKQFIPSLVSLLMLSVLLLVRVKYNNVSDSLGLSGASGLQTLFKHNINCSAIYDLDPVEVGKSLIIRRKKMMEDKDESLISLTGNCSFFTQFRGYNDVCVSEEERDFPLAYSLVVHKSAWMVERLIRAIYSPNNIYCIHYDQKSSAQFISAMESLSHCLPNVFIASKREAVFYASISRLKADLNCLSDLIRSEVKWRYVVNLCGQDFPLKSNIELVSELRRLNGSNMLETSRPSKMKRQRFTFHYEIQDMSFEYQKLPVITKKEKSPPPHGIEMFIGNAYFVLSREFVLHLNSSDVVRDFLAWSEDTYSPDEHFWATLVRLPGVPGEVPRSLPDITDLMSKTRLVKWHYLEENLYPPCTGEHVRSVCIFGAAEMRWLLNYGHWFANKFDPKVDPILIQCLEEKLEEKRRLFQSKTILTCRKG